The Streptomyces sp. Je 1-332 genome has a window encoding:
- a CDS encoding helix-turn-helix transcriptional regulator, which produces MHPPPPFNARAARTLREKLGMAPGHVAYGMRVSYGLEYVSPEHVTAWEQGRAVPTSNELAALAGALWCAPHELIGAPRTLRDHRLACGLAIEDVSRATGLDPRAYQQMEETNTWTGNRRQSAHLGSVLKLGPRDFVAVTGLEDELARLLTEAVSTRWQAHIRSIAKLLSMERQDLQEPLKAMHQEYQALLTATLGRVGNAAASGETGRRYLEDIVDHFWSRFPGSGPGGT; this is translated from the coding sequence GTGCACCCACCACCCCCGTTCAATGCCAGGGCCGCCCGGACGCTCCGCGAGAAGCTCGGGATGGCCCCCGGCCACGTCGCCTACGGCATGCGTGTCTCGTACGGCCTGGAGTACGTCTCGCCCGAACACGTCACCGCGTGGGAGCAGGGCAGGGCAGTGCCCACGTCGAACGAGCTCGCCGCCCTGGCCGGTGCCCTGTGGTGCGCGCCCCATGAACTCATCGGCGCCCCGCGGACGCTGCGGGACCACCGTCTCGCGTGCGGGCTCGCCATCGAGGACGTCTCCCGTGCCACCGGCCTCGATCCGCGTGCCTATCAGCAGATGGAAGAGACCAACACATGGACGGGCAACCGGCGCCAGTCGGCCCATCTCGGGTCCGTGCTGAAGCTGGGCCCGCGCGATTTCGTGGCCGTCACCGGACTCGAGGACGAACTCGCCCGACTCCTCACGGAAGCCGTCAGCACCCGGTGGCAGGCGCACATCCGGTCGATCGCCAAGCTGCTCTCCATGGAGCGCCAGGATCTGCAGGAGCCGCTCAAGGCCATGCACCAGGAGTACCAGGCGCTCCTGACGGCCACCCTCGGCCGGGTCGGCAACGCCGCCGCGTCGGGCGAGACGGGGCGGCGCTATCTAGAAGACATCGTCGACCACTTCTGGTCCAGGTTCCCCGGCAGCGGTCCCGGCGGGACATGA
- a CDS encoding sulfurtransferase, which produces MNAIISATELASDLAGENPPVLLDIRWQLSTAKAAGAPAFDGRAEYEKGHIPGAVFVDLDADLAGQAGPAGRHPLPDVGHFGAVMRAAGVVADREVVVYDGGQGWAAARAWWLLRWTGHPSVRVLDGGLAAWGGPLKSGDERPAAEGSFVPGANTTDLLDADAAAAVARSGLLLDARAAERYRGDVEPIDRVGGHIPGAVSAPTTENVTADGTFRPAADLAERFNSLGASGTSEVGVYCGSGVSGAHEVLALAVAGIPASLYVGSWSEWSSDDSRPVAKGPDPQ; this is translated from the coding sequence ATGAATGCCATCATCTCCGCAACCGAACTCGCGAGCGACCTGGCAGGCGAGAACCCGCCAGTGCTCCTGGACATCCGCTGGCAGCTGAGCACCGCCAAGGCCGCGGGCGCCCCCGCCTTCGACGGCCGGGCCGAGTACGAGAAGGGGCACATCCCGGGCGCCGTCTTCGTCGACCTGGACGCCGACCTCGCGGGGCAGGCGGGCCCGGCCGGACGGCACCCGCTGCCGGACGTGGGGCACTTCGGTGCGGTGATGCGGGCCGCCGGGGTCGTCGCCGACCGGGAGGTGGTCGTGTACGACGGCGGGCAGGGCTGGGCCGCCGCGCGCGCCTGGTGGCTGTTGCGCTGGACGGGGCATCCGTCCGTGCGGGTGCTCGACGGCGGTCTCGCGGCGTGGGGCGGCCCGCTGAAGTCGGGCGACGAGCGCCCGGCCGCCGAGGGCTCGTTCGTCCCCGGGGCGAACACCACGGACCTGCTCGACGCCGACGCCGCGGCTGCCGTGGCCCGCTCCGGGCTGCTCCTGGACGCCCGCGCGGCCGAGCGCTACCGCGGTGACGTCGAGCCGATCGACCGTGTCGGCGGCCACATCCCGGGTGCGGTCTCCGCGCCGACCACGGAGAACGTCACGGCGGACGGCACCTTCAGGCCGGCCGCCGACCTCGCGGAGCGCTTCAACTCCCTGGGCGCGTCCGGCACTTCCGAGGTCGGCGTCTACTGCGGCTCGGGTGTCTCCGGCGCCCACGAGGTGCTGGCCCTCGCGGTGGCGGGCATCCCGGCGTCGCTGTACGTCGGCTCGTGGTCGGAGTGGTCATCGGACGATTCCCGTCCGGTGGCCAAGGGCCCGGACCCGCAGTAG
- a CDS encoding NCS2 family permease yields MTTSATGPSGPYGQPGPADAPPAYPGGPLDRFFRITERGSTYGREIRGGFATFFTMAYILVLNPIILGSTEDKFGTQLDGAQLVTATALVAAMMTLIMGVGGNLPLALAAGLGINAVVAFQIAPLMSWDDAMGLIVLEGLLICVLVMTGLREAIMHAIPQPLKQAISVGIGLFIAFIGFVDAGFVTRVPDAANSTIPVQLGTGSLTGWPMLVFCLGVLLTVVLLARKVRGAILISIVVTTVFAVIVNGIADVKSWGLTAPSMPDKPVAAPDFALLGDFDLFGSFGQVSVLTVVLLVFTLILSDFFDTMGTIVGVTAEAGLLDERGQVPGLGRVLLIDGAAAVVGGASSSSSATTYIESAAGVGEGARTGFANLITGGLFGLALFLTPVLTMVPMQAASPALVAVGFLMMTQVKHIDWDRYELAVPAFLTIAVMPFTYSITNGIGAGFISYVAIKACLGKAREVHWLLWGTAALFLVYFAIDPLEQLLGVK; encoded by the coding sequence ATGACGACCAGCGCGACAGGCCCGTCCGGGCCCTACGGCCAGCCAGGCCCCGCCGACGCCCCGCCGGCGTATCCCGGCGGCCCGCTCGACCGGTTCTTCCGCATCACCGAGCGGGGTTCGACGTACGGCCGTGAGATACGCGGCGGCTTCGCCACGTTCTTCACCATGGCCTACATCCTCGTGCTCAACCCGATCATCCTCGGCAGCACCGAGGACAAGTTCGGCACACAGCTGGACGGCGCCCAACTGGTGACCGCCACCGCTCTCGTGGCCGCGATGATGACCCTGATCATGGGCGTCGGCGGCAATCTGCCGCTCGCGCTCGCCGCGGGCCTCGGCATCAACGCCGTCGTGGCGTTCCAGATCGCGCCGCTGATGAGCTGGGACGACGCGATGGGTCTCATCGTGCTCGAAGGCCTGCTGATCTGCGTCCTGGTGATGACCGGTCTGCGCGAGGCGATCATGCACGCCATCCCGCAGCCGCTCAAGCAGGCCATCAGCGTCGGGATCGGTCTGTTCATCGCGTTCATCGGCTTCGTCGACGCGGGGTTCGTCACGCGCGTCCCGGACGCCGCGAACAGCACCATTCCCGTCCAGCTCGGCACCGGCTCGCTGACCGGCTGGCCGATGCTCGTCTTCTGCCTCGGTGTGCTCCTGACGGTCGTGCTGCTCGCCCGCAAGGTGCGGGGCGCCATCCTCATCAGCATCGTGGTGACGACGGTCTTCGCCGTGATCGTCAACGGCATCGCCGACGTCAAGTCGTGGGGCCTGACCGCTCCGTCGATGCCTGACAAGCCCGTCGCCGCTCCCGACTTCGCCCTCCTCGGCGACTTCGACCTGTTCGGCTCCTTCGGGCAGGTGAGCGTCCTCACGGTGGTGCTGCTCGTCTTCACCCTCATCCTGTCGGACTTCTTCGACACGATGGGCACCATCGTCGGCGTCACGGCCGAGGCCGGTCTCCTCGACGAGCGCGGCCAGGTCCCCGGCCTCGGCCGTGTGCTGCTCATCGATGGTGCGGCGGCCGTCGTCGGCGGCGCGTCCTCGTCGTCCTCCGCCACCACGTACATCGAGTCGGCGGCCGGTGTCGGGGAAGGCGCCCGCACCGGCTTCGCGAACCTGATCACCGGAGGCCTGTTCGGCCTCGCCCTGTTCCTGACCCCGGTCCTGACCATGGTGCCCATGCAGGCCGCGTCACCCGCGCTCGTCGCGGTCGGATTCCTGATGATGACCCAGGTCAAGCACATCGACTGGGACCGCTACGAACTGGCGGTACCGGCGTTCCTGACCATCGCGGTCATGCCGTTCACGTACTCCATCACCAACGGCATCGGCGCCGGCTTCATCTCGTACGTCGCCATCAAGGCCTGCCTGGGCAAGGCCCGCGAGGTCCACTGGCTGCTGTGGGGCACAGCGGCCCTCTTCCTCGTCTACTTCGCCATCGACCCGCTGGAGCAACTGCTCGGCGTGAAGTAA
- a CDS encoding thymidine kinase: protein MPELVFFSGTMDCGKSTLALQIEHNRSARGLQGMIFTRDDRAGEGKLSSRLGLVTDAIEAADDFDFYAHLVDHLSQGGRADYVIADEAQFLAPGQIDQLARVVDDLGLDVFAFGITTDFRSKLFPGSQRLVELADRVEVLQVEALCWCGARATHNARTIGGAMVVEGAQVVVGDVNQAADEVGYEVLCRRHHRRRMTSATAHAAALSPDVLPVASA, encoded by the coding sequence ATGCCCGAGCTGGTGTTCTTCTCCGGAACGATGGACTGCGGAAAGAGCACCCTGGCTCTGCAGATCGAGCACAACCGCTCGGCCCGCGGCCTGCAGGGGATGATCTTCACCCGTGACGACCGGGCCGGCGAGGGCAAGCTCTCCTCGCGGCTCGGCCTCGTCACGGACGCGATCGAGGCCGCCGACGACTTCGACTTCTACGCCCATCTCGTCGACCACCTCTCGCAGGGCGGCCGCGCGGACTACGTGATCGCGGACGAGGCGCAGTTCCTCGCGCCCGGCCAGATCGACCAGCTGGCACGGGTCGTCGACGACCTCGGCCTCGACGTGTTCGCCTTCGGCATCACCACGGACTTCCGCTCCAAGCTCTTCCCCGGCTCGCAGCGCCTGGTCGAACTCGCCGACCGCGTCGAGGTGTTGCAGGTGGAGGCGCTGTGCTGGTGCGGTGCCCGCGCCACCCACAACGCCCGCACCATAGGCGGGGCGATGGTCGTCGAAGGGGCCCAGGTCGTCGTCGGCGATGTCAACCAAGCGGCGGACGAGGTGGGTTACGAGGTGCTGTGCCGCCGCCACCACAGGCGCCGGATGACGAGCGCCACGGCGCATGCCGCGGCGCTCTCGCCCGATGTGCTGCCCGTGGCGTCCGCCTGA
- a CDS encoding VOC family protein, with the protein MTEARGSTGQRDGMGAVRRTPGTPTWVSLMAHGLAATQDFYGALFGWEFRPGPEQLGPYVRALLDGHEVAGIGQLPPDHHLPIAWTPYLASDDVDATAEAVRHCCGTIGVGPLDAGAAGRMAIAVDPAGAVFGIWQAAEHLGAALVGEPGAPAWNELVTHETAGVVKFYQAVFGYTEEAATSPDVDYLTLQVDGRPVASVRGMGQALPRDRGAHWMTYFEVADVDESVRRVTELGGHVVKPAQAGPHGRVATVADPEGAVFTLVHSES; encoded by the coding sequence ATGACGGAGGCACGGGGGTCGACGGGTCAGCGTGACGGCATGGGGGCCGTCCGCCGTACGCCCGGCACACCCACCTGGGTGAGCCTGATGGCACACGGCCTGGCCGCGACCCAGGACTTCTACGGAGCGTTGTTCGGCTGGGAGTTCCGGCCGGGACCGGAGCAGCTCGGGCCCTACGTACGGGCGCTGCTTGACGGGCACGAGGTCGCCGGGATCGGCCAGCTGCCGCCCGACCACCATCTGCCGATCGCCTGGACGCCGTACCTGGCGTCGGACGACGTGGACGCGACGGCCGAGGCCGTGCGGCACTGCTGCGGCACGATCGGCGTCGGCCCGCTGGACGCGGGCGCGGCCGGGCGGATGGCCATCGCGGTGGACCCGGCCGGCGCGGTGTTCGGGATCTGGCAGGCGGCGGAGCATCTGGGCGCCGCCCTCGTCGGGGAGCCCGGAGCCCCGGCCTGGAACGAACTGGTCACCCACGAGACGGCGGGCGTCGTCAAGTTCTACCAAGCGGTCTTCGGATACACCGAGGAGGCTGCCACCTCGCCCGACGTCGACTACCTGACGCTCCAGGTCGACGGACGGCCGGTCGCCTCGGTGCGCGGCATGGGCCAGGCGCTGCCGCGGGACCGGGGCGCGCACTGGATGACGTACTTCGAGGTCGCCGACGTGGACGAGTCGGTACGGCGGGTCACCGAACTCGGTGGGCACGTCGTGAAGCCGGCGCAGGCGGGTCCGCACGGGCGGGTGGCCACGGTCGCCGACCCCGAGGGTGCGGTCTTCACTCTCGTGCACTCGGAGAGCTGA